The DNA region CGTCCAGAAAAGTCAGTTCTGTCTGAAACGGGTAGATTACTTGGGATATTTGGTTGGAGAAGGAACACTTCAAGTGAATCCAAACAAGATTAGCGCTGTCAGTGATACCCGATACCAAAAACTCAGAAACAGCTGAGAAGATTTCTTGGTATGACTGGTTGGTACCAACGCTTCATTTCGAACTATTCCTCAGTCATATTCCACCTAACAGAGTTGCTACGTAGCAAAGACTTTCAATGGAATGAACATGCTCAAGAGGCCTTTGAGAACATCAAAGCCAAGTTATGTTCTGCCCCATGTCTCGTTCACCCCGATTATGAGAAACCGTTCATTCTGCAGTGCGATGCCTCACTACATGGTGTTGGTGCAGTTCTGGCCCAATGTGACACTCTTGTTTCATCTTAACACAAACCCACACCCATCTCCCTGAGCAGGCCGGTCAAAGCGTAGACAGAGGTGTTAGGGTGGACAACGCTCATAGAGTGTGTTCGTTACAGGTTGTGGGAGTCAGTATTTTCGGCTAAGTTGGcattcctagttaagacattacccatggtaattaacataaatagccCAGATGCAACCCTTCAGTAGCAAGGATCTGATCCTCGTccaaataccaaaaataccatttttatggATTTTGGGGATTTTGTACATCCTACGTCCACTCTAGACGCCATGATTTCCTCCTCTTTGTCGCAAGCTTCTCCCGAGATCGGTTCGTTCCCTGCATAAAGTGTTACAATTATCAAACCCGTCCGCATCCATACATCCGCGTGTGAAATTCTTAGAATTCTGACCAGTACGACCGGTTATCACTCCCAATATTGGTGGTAAGAGAATTGGGGACGATATATGGAAAGAATCTAATTGAAATTCCCGGAAAACAGCAGTGACCAGACCCACGTGCAAATTctcggaattgacggaagATTTACAGTCCTCCCTCTGCGCACAGCAAGGTGCAGGTGCCGCGTGCAGCGGTTCATTAGCGGAACTCTACGTTTCTTCAGCGCCAGGCCAGAATCGCCATTTGAGATTCTCATACCGCACACCGCGTGAAAGGAATCTTTTACCTTTGCCACACCTAGATAAATTCCATTATCGGCAAACCATAAGCGGCTGTAAGGATCGCCGTCGTCAACCCGCGTGAGGCTTTGACCTTACCAAGCCCGCACCTCGATCTACAAGTCGGATCACGTTGCAGTTCGGGCGAAAAACGCACCGGCGCCGATTCGGCGTAATTCGGGCAAGACCGCGGAAGCGGATGCCGCATCCCAATTGGAATTTGAGTTCCAATTCTGGCTTCCAGCTAATTTTGGCCGGGACTGCCAACTTGTTTTTGTATCGCTAAAGCGAttgtagtttaattttcttattctaaTTATTTGTACGAcaagtttctaatttaatttacgattCCTATTTAGCCATATTAATTGCGTGTGTGCTTATGACATAGTATGACATATATACACCTAAATTAAACTATTCTACAGCGCACATCGATCGTCATCAGGCCTGCTGACTTCGTTGGAGAGTTCGTAAGTACGGCATAGCCGTAAATCATTTACATTCctacatatatattcattcTTGTCTGAGCCCGCACACTTTTTGTACTAGTATatacatgtaaattttcttcATTCGCgtattgataaatattaattaagaatCGTTTGCCCTTATTGAATTTATCGTAATCTGCCTAAGTgcttttctgtaatttttgaataagtttgccGGATATCGATAAAACATGTAATCAGTTTCGTaataatttaacgtaaacaaaatatccatttattttcctttttgataATCTTGTATTGACACACGATCATATAGAGAGTCGTTTCGGCGTAAAGAACGCTTAGTTTTAAGGTTTTAGTGTTAGGATTTGTAGTATTAAGAACCATGAACCATATTATCGTATTTGCcgtattaaatgaaatttaagatGAATTAATTTGTAATCTTTTGAGGGCACCTTAGAGGATGTAGCGCAGCGGTTGTTTTAAGGGTGGAGTCTAATGAGACTTCACAGGTAGGGTGGGTATAGAAGGTGGCCCATAACATCTTGGCCTCCGTCTTCGATAGGTACAGTCTCTCGTCCGAATCTTAGCCGATGGGTTAAAAATCCTTATCGTTACCGTCTCTCTGTCTACTATTGTTAGTTCTGTGACACTCTTGTTTCATCTTAACACAAACCCACACCCATCTCCCTGAGCAGGCCGGTCAAAGCGTAGACAGAGGTGTTAGGGTGGACAACGCTCATAGAGTGTGTTCGTTACATAGTGTAATATTAATAATGGTTAATAGGCAACAAGTGAATGGGGTCGACTGTTGCCTAGTGACCTTCAGGGACATTTCATCATCTTAATGGCGGGTAGTTTGGGGCGAGCAACAAATCTGTGACAGTGCACGCGTGAACCTTGACAGCGACACTCAAATTAGAAAGCCCTCGGGTTGTGGTGGTTTTGGGGGGTGGGGGGTGGGATGGTGTTAACCTCCATCGAACTAAGCAGCTTTAGCACCCCACTCCCCCTTGTCACCTGTCATTGCGGTCTGGACTGTCAATAGCACTTTAACAGACACATAAGCAAGGGGAAAGCTGCCCACAAGGTCTGGGGTTTGACAAAGTCTAGTTACCAGAATTACTGGTGTATTTGTGGATGCCGATTTAGACCGCTGAGCTCTGGAGCGGGTATATCAAAGGGTTACCAATGGGTATCGCATCCTACAAAGTTTTGATTACTATagtgattattatttttttagtgattattttaaaacaggCCTGTCATCGATTATATCCTTTTGTatctaataattataaaagcCATTTGgggtatattaaaaaaaagattttttttgtcatttttgagaaatcatttttttaaataaaatataagtgttcgtaaaaaaataaaaattaatttaatttaatttaaaaaaattttcttggGTATTACCAAAGACTATAGTTTATGTTATATTTGCTATTACtaacaatttaagaaaatcaGATCTACAATGGCCCAAGCCGTATAACAATCAATTTATCAATTTATGACAACactgttttatatatatattatcatACCTATCTTTATAGGAAAGCCCACTTTCATTATTTTTCAGATTTTCGCAGCTTCCCAGCCGACTTGAGAATGGGCCATTCGACCCTTATAATCACAGCAATTAGTAATTACGCCTGCCCCACCCAATTTACCTCATCGCTATGCCTCTCCAGGTTCACACCTGCCCCAACACTTATCCCTTTTAATTAGGCGCCACCAAAAGGCAAATTTTTCGAGCCCAAGGAGGCGGCCAAGTGGTAAAAACCCTTTCCAAACCCCTTCCAATCCCCTTCCAAACCCCTTCCAGCTCTCTATCTGTCTGTTTGCTTTCCCTTTGGCAGATGCTTCGACTGGCAGCGGTGCCCGATGCCTTTGGCCCATttctaaattttcattttaattattgcGAGTATTATTCTGAAAATCAAGTGAGCGGCAACTTTGGCAATTGCCACACGCCCCCTTGGGCGACAGTGGGCATGGGGGGgaaggggcgtggcaggagACTTTTGCGGCAGCTGTTACATAGCTTTCATCCGTTTTTCCCCCACTTTGCCACCTGACAGCCCTTGCTTTCTCCTGGGAGAAAGCTGGTGTCTGCATGTTTCCGTATCTGTGTGTTATCATATTTCACGCCTATTAgcgttttaatttaattaacatttatGGCGACAGTTTGAGCCGGCTGCAGTGGAAATATACGAGGCATTCGGAGAAAGGGTTTCGCAAACGCAAAGAGTGCACTCTTCTGCGAATTCCCTGACGTCGAaactttaacaaaaaaagctttaatCAGTTCAGCTCCGTTGTTTGACTTTTGAGATAAGCTGGCTGCAAACTTGGCTGCAACTTCATTGCGATTCTGGCCGAAGGGAACTCAAACGAAGTTATATTAGTTACCAATTCCGGAAATAATTTCACGTAACTATTTGCACGTAATGCCAGCCAGACAGTTGGAGCGATGTGAGAATCGGATAGCAGCAGTCCATCCACGCCTACAGGTCTAAATTTATTGAAGGTCCTGCTTTGGGATGGACATGGCCGAGGCAACTTGGGCTGGAAATTACTTCCGCTTGTGTAGGGAGAATACCTTTAAGGGACTTTAAAACGATTGATCTGGCGGGGCGGGGAAGTTTGAAAACACTTCCGTTGCCCATTTTCCTATTTGCCTATTTTAATAACATAATTAAATTCATCCGCCCAAACGCACAGAAAATGATTTGAATTCCTCGCCCTAGAAACTGTTTTGTACTTGTTTTCCTTGTTTTAGTTTCCCTGTGGCTTGAGGAAATCATCATAACAATCAATCAATTTTCACGAACTGTGATTCCTTCTGATTTTGGTAGCGGTTTCTTGGCAATTTCGTTGGCGTATACAAGTGAATTTTCTTGGCGTCagctttaatttaaattgcgGATATACATAAAGATGGGTTAGGGAGTCCCCTTTTATGTGCAAGTGTTTACTTTCATAAGAAAATGAATTTGAAATAGAGTTTTGGAGGCTGCTAATTGGCTTATAACTTTATCACTCATACGTACTGTTGCCTTcgataaaaaatgtattttaatctGGGTGGCGATTTGATCCactgactttttttttggtctttAACAACTATCCCAACGAAATGAATAAGTTGGCAATGCTTTAACTGGTAAACGACTGTTTTGGAGTATGAAAAATTTAACTGGCGTACGtgtcgtatgagtaatttttAAGAAACTTAAGATtcccaaatattaaaaaaataaaatttttgagCTCCTAAAGACTTTTGATGTTTAACAAAATCAATCTTTTTTAAGCGTGAAAACCAGATTACATTTTTAGGGCCATCCTAATTGAGGTATTTTTTAGGGtagctttaaatatttaacagaAACTAGCTGGCCCCGATAAGAAATGGAATCAGTTACATACTTTTAACTTTTCCATTCCCTACAAGGTTTGAAATATCTTGCATTGCTTAGTACCTTAACCTGTGTATTTTACCACCTAATAGTTCTCAATTTTTCACCTTTCCTCCGCCATAGGTCAGACCTGAAGATAGAATGGCTTTTCCGAGCACCCCTCCCCCATATTTTGCCACGTTTTTCCGCTTTTATGTTAACAACAAAGGCAGCGGCAGCAAATGAAGAGGCTGTGAGTCGAGAAGAAAGAAAAACATTGCAAAGGAACTCGTGGAGGGGCATTGTGCATTTCACCTTGGACTGCAGGCAAGCATGAGAATTTAATGAGCAGCCTCTGCAGAAGCTTTGAGGTTGAAGTtgcagttgaagttgaagttgcaTCCGGGGGAGGTGGTTTATAGTTCTGAACTGCTTAAGTTTTAATCGAGTTATTGGCAGACGACAGGTGAGACGATGTCGGGTATTAAATGGTCTGTTTGAAGTAATTATAAATTCACACAGGCCCAATTTCATTGCCCAGTAATTGCACGAGAATgcgtttaatttcaaatttaataattcCCACGACCGACCGAGCCAGCTATTTTCAATTTAGCTATTTGTGGTTTTGTGCAAATTCAGTTATGGTCAAATTGTTAGACATATTGCACAATTACATACATTTGGCTCAGACTCTGGAGTTCGGTTTGCTTTGATGGCAAACAATTACATGCCATTTGTTGTTTGGGCTTTTCAAATTTGATTTTGTGTTTTGTATGTTCAAACTTGCATGTGGAATTGCCAGAGCCTACAGATTATGTGGTTATGGTTaagtaaatgttttttaagCCATGTACATTAATATTCAACCAAATGCATAAACATAAATGAAATCAAGAAAGGAGCCAACCGGTAGTTCAAATATATACCTTTGCCATTGTTTTGTTTACATTCATACACTTTATTGTTTAAGTAAGCCGATTTAAAATACTCTATTAGGCAAAAATTATGAATCAAGATTGGTTAATTTAGTCAAAATATAACTGGATTGGATTTATCTTccaaattgaaattttaatcAGCTTTTATACAAGTTTCGGCCATCTTTCACAGCTTGTGTGCTTGTTTGCTAGGTTTTTTGGCTCTGCTAAATGGAAAATCTTTTGCCAATTAGCCACCCAATTATCACCTTTAATTAATTGAATCCACCAAGGCTTGCGGTCCTCACAATCACACTGCAGTCTCGTTTTCCCGTTTTCCACACTTTTCCCGCCCCTTGCTGATTCCCATGCTAATCACAAGCCAAACTTTCAACTTCATTTATCTTCAAACTCCCCCGCAGTCGCACTCTTTCAATTAATTCAGGTCACCACTACAGGGGCTATACCTTGCTAATTGGGATTATCTATTATCGGGCAATCGGTATTTGAATAATTAAAACGTCAAACTCAACTAGTTCGGCAATTGCCGGACTTTAAATTGGGTCCTGGGGCGGCTGCTAGCCAAAAGAAGAAAAGAACCCAATTTTTGGCTTTTTCAAATGCAAATTTCATTGCTCATACGACATGTGTTCCGTAGTCGTACGTGATGCGTGTGACTCGGTGTCGGTGGTTTGTTAGTGAATGTTCGAGTGTTCGAGTTTCGGTTTcgatttaaattgattttcgtttttggtaaAAGATCCTGACCAGTGtggcatatttatttttcgttCGCTTGTGGCAATCGTTACCatttcccccccccccccccccccagcATGAGATAAAGAAAAGGCTGGATGGAAAATATCTCTTATTCAAACGTGACATTCAGTGGGGCATTTTTAATATAGGAAACCGAATTCGAATTCCTATTTAAGTTATACATATTCCGCATATGATTCCTATTGGCTAATCACATATTCTCGTAGTCCGCGCCATGCATATAAAACCTGACACACCCCCAATTTTCCAGCACCCACATTGCTGAGCTGAGCTATTGCCTTGGTTATGAAAAACTTTGCTTATGCATAAATTTTCTCCCTACGCGGGGTGAAAATTGAAATGCTTAAAAGCGCATGAAAATGTTGTTACAAGTTTGAAGTTTTTGCTGGGTCGCTTTTTATGGTGAGCCGAAGCAGAAACTTTAAATGCACGTTTCAGTATGTGTGTGCGACTGGGCTATTTGTTAAGAGTATTTCTATGAAATTTTCAAGGCTTTTGTTATGGAAACTTTCCCTGAGCGCCGGCACCAAAAAAAATGCTagagaaaaaaggaaatatttcCAGAGAGCTGCATTACAGGTGGGAACTTTcgtttacaatttaaatatataagtgTAGTTCTTTATGTGTAGTTTTGCTAATTTGCATTAGTTAGGCCCAGCCAAAGCCGAGTAGAAAGCCACCCAAGAAGGCCACACACAGACGACCGCTGGTGGCACACGCTTTCCTGGCTTTATCGCCAAGTTCTTGAACACGGATGAGGTTGATCCCCTCCCCGGTGACTTGCAGCTGCCCCCGAGGCTGATCCTGATCCTGAGATGGCGACATTATCTTGAGGACATCCACACGGACCAAACCCGCCTGCATTGCGAGCTCGATGGCCAGAATGGTGCCGCCTGCAGCCACGGCCACCATTTTACTCGCCTTAAGAAGCACAAATCCGGTGAGGAAGCCCCCAGCAGCACCCATTCCGATTTGGCTATAAGGTGATCTCTGGGTCAGGTTATTCATAGCTGGGGTCAGACATTGGCTTGATCAGGAGCTCTAAACTTTGCACTGATTCTACGTACTACTCTTCACCACCGGTAAGTCACTCATTTCAGCTGTTTTTCTCCGTTCTCTGCTTTTCTGCTGTTTACTTTGCATTTACATAATTTCGgtgacctttttttttttttgaaagcTAGCGCTCAGCACAGCATGCTGCTTTGCTCAGGACCCTCCTATGCGCTTCTCACACTCCCCAGCTGCGCTCAACTGAGCAAATGACCGCCAGACCGTAAACGTCTAAGCCGACAAAAACATCAAAGTTCGAAGCTGCCCATTCAGGACTGGGAGCCCCGACTTGTGCATTAAATAACTTTgcatttaataggtattgcaAGTACAccgtttaaaagtttttaataagTCATAAATATACCAGTGTATGTACAACATATGCATTAAGCGTTGGGCGATTACTGTACCGCAAATTCGTTTATACGATAAAGTATAAGAATGTCTTCAACAAAGAAGGGGTTCGCGCTTAAGctgttatttttttattgtttattggCTTAAGTCGAGGATTGAATCTATATTTTTATCGCGAGTCGTTTAACTTTACACAGAGAGATATATTCAAGTAAATTGTTCTTGatttgagaacattcgttcttgaataccgtgtaagtacattttggtatcaatgttctcaatattagaacgaaatggtgagaagagaaaagttacaTTGTGTTTacttaacaattttttaataagtactGACTACTTACTAAACTAattgtttatttgttgagatatacaatgtaaataccgccaattcaacttcaaaaatgtcgtaattttaagaacattttcaactcagatgagaacgtctgaattttctctgtgtatcaAATCcaatgtacaatgtacatttaGTTACAATCCGTTTGGAAATTGCCAggtgttaaatattttctagCGCCCCTTTTTCCCAGTGATTCACCTTTTGGTCAATTATTTAGCTGAAGGTAGTGCGGGGCCTTCGATGGAAGAGTTCACGTTTACAGTTCAATTGCCTTGGGGCCATGAAATGGCATCGGTTTCTTTTCGTTTGAATGCATTTTGGTTTTCGGTCGTTCCATtgcttttatttaatttatcgtTCAATTATGCGCCCAGCCACGCCCAAACCAAATAGCAAAAGCCCCAGGAGCTGTCGAGGTGTTTTTCGCCTATCTCAAACTGAAAATCAAATTAACAATGAGCACGCAAATTGCCACAAATGACTGCGGAACTGGACTCGAGCGGAAAAGGGAATTCAACTATTTTCCGAGCGATTATCAAGGAGGAGTAATGCAGTCTTTAAGTGCTTTTGTGCAAACAATATCTCAGCCAGACAACGGCAGTGGACGCCCCTTGGCAACTAAAGTGTTGGAGCATTTAAATTGACATTAATAGGATGGgtaaaatgtgaaattgtcttGGCCGGAGAGGGAACGGAGTATAAAAACCACAcatgaaatataaatgaaacAGAATGCAACTTGACCATAAAATGTGAGCTCAACTGTGCGAAAAAAGGGCCAACACAACACCGTAGTATGCGACTAACAATTTCCACATCAATGCGAAACGTGTTTGCCATGCGGCGTATTTTCTTCTCTCTGCGAAGTTGGCACAAAAAATCTtgcttttgaaaatatactttcCCTCGTCCTTTTCCTCACCTAAGCTCTGATTTTATGTCCATTGTTTAATACAGGTGTTTGTGGAAATACGTGAGCTGGGTAAGGAATGTTTTTACCTTCAAAGCGTGCTgatataaataatttgaatatttttcagACATGACAAAAAATTTAGATATCGAATGTAAGATGCAGGTTCTCTGCAGGTTTTTTCTACTATTATCAATCAGTGCTTGGGAAGCAATAATGCATGTTAtcagaaataaaatgtatagtCGAATGAATAATTCAAGCATCAATAAAAATAGTTTCCTATCTTTTGCTATGCCCGTTTATTTTGCTGAGTTTAACTAATATTATCAACTAATCGTAAAATTTTATCCACATTGGTGTTTCAATGCTTTTATAAAGCGATTTAAAAGATGTTTGATGAAATATGACCATTCTATATTTTCTTGTATCGATCATATGTTCAAATACAtttgaataatattttttatatccCTAATCGCTTATGCATTGTCGACGGAGCCTGTTGTTCACCATCAAGTCATTTAAATATATCTCCGAGTACTAGATTCTAAGCTATTGACATCCAGCACAACTGTACTTTTGAGTCACATGCGGTTTAACATCATCGTTGGCATCCAAATTGAGCTTTGCTCTATTCAGCGAACACAAAGAAAACGCGCCATTTGGAGATGCAAGTGGCAGGCGCAACAGTACGTATACGCAATGCATATTTACACAATTTAGAAGCCAACTGCAGTGTCCTCGCCCCGAGGACCATATGGTTAATGTGATGTGGGATAGCTGGTCCTTGGGTTCCGACCGGACCCCAGAAACTTTGGGTGCTTGTACGGGCACTCGCCTGTTGACATGCTGTAAATTTGAAAACAGTCATCCAGTGGATAAAGTGTTGCATGTTGGCTCAAAGCAAACGATTCGTTCCTCCAGCTTGCTTGTTGGCTGCTATATTTGTGTGCGGGCTTGTACAACAAATTAACTGCGGTGGGTCTGGGCTAGGGGGAGGGGTGTTTTCTGGCCAGGATTGGCAACGTTGTTAGTTGCAACTTGCCGGCGATGAACGCAGCTTTGTGGTGGCAGCTGAGGGGGCAGAGCCTTGGTCCACAGTTCGTTGTCGAGTTAAATGGTTTGTCTGTTTCGGAACATTAATTTAGATGCTGCAAGCAGATGCAAACACGACATTCCACTGAGAAATGCCCTTGAAATAGCGTTATATTTAGACCGAGATGAAATACTAAAATATGATGTTCTATGAAGCTCTTTAGccgtttttttaaatactacAAATAATTGGGCTAATTTTTgaatatcaatttaaaacaTCTCTTAACGAAGTAATAGACCAGTGACAATCTCACCTTTAACATACAAAAGTTGTGATATCCCCTAAACaattacattttcaaaatttttgtCTTTCGGAACGCTGCAATTCCATATGATTTTGGTCAATTCtaggctatatatagtagtctTCTTCGCTCACcctcctggtgcgcttcgttACTACGTGGACTGCTATCCGCAGTGACAAATACACTTGAAAGGACATCCCATCGAAGATCAGATCCTGGGCCTCATTCTT from Drosophila subpulchrella strain 33 F10 #4 breed RU33 chromosome 2L, RU_Dsub_v1.1 Primary Assembly, whole genome shotgun sequence includes:
- the LOC119547791 gene encoding FUN14 domain-containing protein 2, with the protein product MQSKQQKSRERRKTAEMSDLPVVKSTMNNLTQRSPYSQIGMGAAGGFLTGFVLLKASKMVAVAAGGTILAIELAMQAGLVRVDVLKIMSPSQDQDQPRGQLQVTGEGINLIRVQELGDKARKACATSGRLCVAFLGGFLLGFGWA